A genomic region of Colletotrichum destructivum chromosome 1, complete sequence contains the following coding sequences:
- a CDS encoding Putative UDP-glucose/GDP-mannose dehydrogenase, NAD(P)-binding domain superfamily has translation MKAAFDKPFSHSRSLSVPAPATPPPEGLGLNLLGFDTFKANLELPHTPITPPPEYQEHSFSHNNDKVADLSPIVSPDDHPLVAVIGVGYVGTHLVDSFSAHYDVLGFDVSEKRVREVRAELPGDRIRFTTCKTDLHEATHFLISVPTLLKADKSIDTSYLRSAIDTVAQHARPGSTVVIESSVAVGMTRDLLGPVAVSRGFYAGMSPERVDPGRVEPPCHAIPKIVSGLDDRVPGSLASVMRLYNRVFDRLVPVSRTEVAEMMKLYENCQRMMCIAFANEMADACVPHGIDPYEVAAAAASKPFGYMPFSPSLGVGGHCIPVNPYYLLSNSAFPLLEAAAEKMAARPAVIARRAIDSLTRVAKAGAATAAPLVRPRLLVVGVGFKAGQSVLSNSPGVELVRALVQSGEVDVMFADPLVKQSAVPAAPRLADEKWNRETLETFDMIIVSFRQHGLDFGVLGELRGVKVEMWCP, from the coding sequence ATGAAGGCCGCCTTCGATAAACCATTCTCTCACAGCCGTAGCCTCTCCGTGCCGGCCCCAGCAACACCTCCCCCAGAGGGACTCGGTCTCAACCTGCTCGGCTTTGACACCTTCAAGGCCAACCTCGAGCTCCCTCATACCCCCATCACACCTCCCCCCGAGTACCAGGAACACTCCTTCTCGCACAACAATGACAAGGTCGCCGACCTCTCGCCCATAGTCAGTCCCGATGACCACCCCCTTGtggccgtcatcggcgttgGCTACGTCGGCACCCACCTGGTCGACTCCTTCTCCGCCCACTacgacgtcctcggcttcgacgtctCCGAGAAGAGGGTCCGCGAGGTCCGCGCGGAGCTCCCCGGCGACCGCATCCGCTTCACCACCTGCAAGACGGACCTCCACGAGGCCACCCACTTCCTCATCTCCGTGCCGACCCtgctcaaggccgacaagAGCATAGACACCTCGTACCTCCGGAGCGCCATCGACACCGTCGCCCAGCACGCCAGGCCGGGCTccaccgtcgtcatcgagagctccgtcgccgtcggcatgacccgcgacctcctcgggcccgtcgccgtctcccgCGGCTTCTACGCCGGCATGTCCCCCGAGCGCGTCGACCCGGGCCGCGTCGAGCCGCCCTGCCACGCCATCCCCAAGATTGTCtcgggcctcgacgaccgcgTCCCCGGCTCCCTGGCCTCCGTCATGCGCCTCTACAACCGCGTCTtcgaccgcctcgtccccgtcaGCCGcaccgaggtcgccgagatgATGAAGCTGTACGAGAACTGCCAGCGGATGATGTGCATTGCCTTCGCCAAcgagatggccgacgccTGCGTCCCGCACGGCATCGACCCCTACGaggtcgctgccgccgccgcctccaagcCCTTTGGCTACAtgcccttctcgccctcgctcggcgtcggcggccactGCATCCCCGTCAATCCTTACTACCTCCTTTCGAACAGTGCTTTCCCGTtgctcgaggcggccgccgagaagatggccgcCCGGCCCGCCGTTatcgcccgccgcgccatCGACTCGCTGACGAGggtcgccaaggccggggCCGCCACGGCAGCCCCGCTGGTCCGCCCGcgcctgctcgtcgtcggcgtcggcttcAAAGCCGGGCAGTCCGTCCTCAGCAACTCGccgggcgtcgagctcgtgCGGGCCCTCGTCCAGTcaggcgaggtcgacgtcaTGTTCGCGGACCCGCTGGTGAAGCAGAGcgccgtgccggcggcgccgcggttGGCCGACGAGAAGTGGAACCGCGAGACGCTCGAGACGTTTGACATGATCATCGTCTCGTTCCGGCAACACGGGCTGGATTTTGGCGTCTTGGGAGAGCTCCGCGGCGTCAAGGTGGAGATGTGGTGCCCATGA